The Ziziphus jujuba cultivar Dongzao chromosome 12, ASM3175591v1 sequence GAATACTAACCCTACTTAGTGTGGAAGAGGCATATtaggcaataaaaaaaaattatatatatatatacgtggtAAATATATTTGTGTCCTTTTGATGCAAAAAGATTTATGAGTACACAAAATCTTTggcaatgaaaatattagagggAAAAGTCCCATGCGGAATCTCTTGTTCCCTACTATGCAAaatctcctccaaaatctcTCAAAAGGCCCTAAGAAAACAacaccattttattttattttatttttatttttttttgggtgaacctTCCCAACATTTTCTCAGCCACAgggtctccttcctcttctttttcCCCTTATATAAAGAAAACCCCCAATCCGACCCGCCTCCTCACAAACCCTATCTATCTCTGATTCTCTGTCTCTCTCGTATTCTTcttactcttttttatttttttattttctatctatttgtttctttctttcttttcttttcccaaaTGCTCAGCACCACACATTCCTAGATAGGCTGCCCCATAATCTCTGCTTCATATCTTCCTTCATATCTATCTCAATTCGTCTCCTTTCCTTTTCCAAAAacgagaaagaaaaacaaaaaagatgtcGAGCTCGTTTTGATATCTTGGTTTCTTTTATATCTCAAAACCCTATTCTTGTTTTCTCGCTTAAATCTTCAAAAGCCCGAAAACTTGAATAGGTCCAATTTTGagggatttatttttttatttttttgggtcatattCTTATCGTTTTTacgattttattttttgggttaattctTTTgggaaaattttagattttgattttttttgtttcgatATATTCTTTTGTGGGGTTGTGGAAAAATGGCTATCCCGTATCCCCATTTCATTGCTTCCGAGAAATCGGCCATGGAAACCGGTATTTTGGTTCCTTCACCGTCATCTTCCACCGTACCCCCTGTGATTCTGACCCAGGACGAGTTGAAGAAGATCGCGGCGTACAAAGCCGTCGAATACGTCGAGTCCGGCATGGTACTCGGCCTGGGAACCGGTTCGACGGCGAAACACGCCGTCGACCGAATCGGCGAGCTCTTGCGCCAGGGAAAGCTCGAGAACATTATAGGAATACCCACTTCGAAAAAGACCCACGAACAGGCTGTGTCACTGGGAATTCCATTGTCCGATCTCGATTCCCACCCCGTCATCGATCTGGCTATCGACGGTGCTGATGAGGTAGACCCGCATATGAATTTGGTTAAAGGCCGAGGTGGGTCGCTTCTGAGAGAGAAAATGGTTGAAGGGGCTTGTAAGAAATTCGTGGTCATTGTTGATGAAACCAAGCTGGTTAAGTATGTTGGTGGGAGTGGTTTGGCTATGCCGGTTGAGATTATCCCCTTTTGTTGGAAGTTCACTGCTACGAGGCTTCAGAACTTGTTCGAGTATGCGGGTTGTACTGCAAAGCTCAGAACTTTTGGAGAAAATAACGAACCCTTTGTCACAGACAATGGGAACTACATCGTAGACTTGTATTTCAAGAAAGATATGGGGGATTTAAGGGCTGCTAGCGATGCAATTTTGCAACTTGCTGGTGTTGTTGAGCATGGAATGTTTTTGGATATGGCGACCACTGTGATTGTTGCAGGGGAGCTCGGTGTCAAGGTGACGAATAAGCAGCGAGATGTATGAAGCCCTGAGACGAGTTTGAGAAATGGGTATCTaactcttttttaaatatatatgtagaagccaattgaaattataattttccaGTCAATTTTAGGGAAACTATTTGGCTGGTATATTTGTTGTAACaggggactttttttttttttcttttttatttgtttggctTTCATAGAATCGGCTTATTCGATTTGTGGTGAAGGTCTCctcaatttttgataatgtccCTGAAATTTTTAGCAAGAAACTGTAGtaacttttgaatttttgtGGACGGCTGAGTGACTAGTGTTCATACTGGCTGTCTCGTTCTTTAGACTTGCAAAATTCAACCTCATTAATTATTTAACGCCAACTGATAACACTGATTTATTGGAATAAAATGCCTCAGACTAATTGTTGAATATcttgtttcttttatatatatatatatatatcttgtcaAATCTTTATATACAGTTGTTGCTTTTCATTGAGAATTTTGTAAAGTTATGTGTGCTATTCCTGGCGTTATCGATGATCCAAAATAATTCTTAATGTGCTCTTAAAGTCTAAACCGTGCAATGTTCTTGAGGTCAGGGAAAGGTACCTTCTTCTGAGTTTTTTCTTCTTGCACTGTTTTTCAAGATAACTTACATGTGCACGATGGAATTTTGGATCACTTGAGAAAGTACAGGTTACAGAAGCATTATGAAGAAATTGCACTTAAATTGAACACTGCATTGCACTTAAATTGAACACTGCGACCGAATAATATTCtgtattatttcattttattggttttgtatTCATCACTTAAAAGTGTTGGtttgttttttaagttattttcttCAATGAAGGAGCTTTCCTAGCAAACGCACGATTTTTGTGCAAGGGTTGTTTTTCATGAGAGATCAGCCTAGAATTCCCGGCATCTCTTGTGGGTTCCTTTAAGCTCAATGTCTGAATGGGGTTTCACCTTCAAGCCCAGGCCATTTGGTGTGGTAGATTTCAAAAAATGGTGGAAACAGTAGCATTTTTGGGTTTTACATGTCATATGGGTCTGTTCTGAGTCTTTGTTTCTTTGGCTGTTGCTTGGAATAGAAGGTAGTTCAATTGGCTCTGGTTCATTCTATTCAACATGCATGTTTGGAACTATCCGATGGCACTCTTTTCCCCATCAGATCCTGGAGCCACCATTACAGTGCACTGTGAAAAGCTTTCTTGACTTTTGAAGGTAGAGGAACAAACAGACTGCTTGGTTTACTTACTGGGGTTTAGGATAATTTTTTACATTGTGATTCCTTCCGTAAAACAGAACACAATAACAATTTGTATACGTCTTCTTTGCTTGTCTTAAACACTTACATAGAAGATTATCAAAATTGTTCCATATTATAAATGGATTAGTACTTCTTCGTCAGCATTCTTGTACGGGCTAGAACTTTTTCATATTCTCCTTTCCTCCATTTTCATATTCTATTCTTGTTAGTGTCATGATTTTCATTCTCCAAGACGTTCATATCCTTCAAGTCTATTGTGATTTTCACGTGGATCTCGATCTTTTGAGCTTTTTGATGctgacaaaaattaattttattattttacgaGAACGAATTTCTCGTGGAATAAATTTTGTGCAGTTGCGGAAGAAGATTTTCTTCTTGGCCAATGGTTTAAGGTTGCTTGTAGAAGTTCAATGCTTAATTTTTGAACGACGAATAAAGGAGGCTTCCATGCTATCATGTATGTTTTTGGTCTTTGGTCTATGCCTTTCTTTCgttcaaaatatatttgaggACTATGAAGCCCCAACTCCAAGTCAATTGAAGATTGTTTTGGGTCAAATGCAGAGTTGGACCATTGATGACGACAATGAGAGATCCGCTCACATCcaataaaatctttttatttatttattttttattttatatagatataaaaaataacttcAAAATCTTTTGATGAATGCGTGGAAGATGAGTGGTGCTCGAAATAAtgaaagataattttaaatcaaagtgaaaatgattaaaataattacaaattgttttaaactttttttttgcttgGAATTGTTTTAAACATTTTTGTTATAGGTGTGGATGAAAATAGATTATGGTATAGAGAGACTAAataggattttaatttttttagggtagGTACAGAGGGTAGCTATTATggtatatttaaaaattctttCTTTACGTGGAATTGGATTAAAGGTATCTATATCCAAACAAAACCGTGTCGGTGGATTTTTGATGATAAACAACTGTGTTGCATATTGGAAAGCTGATGCACATGTGTCAGAACGTCTGATTGATTGATGACAGAAAACAGTTTGCTTTTTTAAGTCTAAATTAAAAGTTTGTGTTCTGGTTTTCAGAGATTTAGAAACCAAAATATCAGCTTCTAGATTTTGAACCTCAGATGGAAGGGTAACTACAATTAATTAGATCTTCAATGGATTGATGAGTTAACTTCAGAACTGTTTGATGTTTTAAATAAAAGCATACTGATCTTGATATGGAATTTTCACCTAAGATGGGTTTGAAATTGATGAAGCAAAATTAAAACAGAACAAATTACACAATTCAAAATTTGTCACATGTCCGTAGATGTGTATTTAGTATAAAACTTTTATATACAAAGAACTAATTCAggcttgaaaaagaaaaaaaataaattgtctcCTAAAAGCTCATTGGACATTATTCCATTGTTAGCAGTGGCACcaatatgataataatttgaAGTAATCTTTTAAGGCAATATATAGAGGGCAACATTCCACAAGTATAACACATCAAAAATTTAACCTATAAGGTTCCACGATTCAGAGTAACATGCCTTTGGCTCAGGTCAGGTTTACTTGTGCCAACTTTGAAGCCCTTTTGGTAGTTTCTGAAAACTTGAAGTAATTACACACAAACGTATCCATGCTGATATGCATATAGTGATTTTCTTATGAAAATCCAAATGCAAGCAACAGTTTCGATGGGTGTATACAGTTTTTTCATAGGCAAACACACCCACAATTTACCATAGGGTGTATACAGTGAGTTtcttaaaaaatctaaatacaCCCCAAATTTTCTGTGAGGTTTACAGAGAGAAATATTGTTCTGAATTCTGAACACAACCACAATTTTACGATGTGGGTGTATACAGTGTTTGCCATGGAAAATTGGGGGTGTGTACAATAATTAACAAAGGATTTCCTGGGAAGAGTCTGTATCTGTTTCAGAGTTGTTATTCGACTAAAGATTGGGAAGATTGTGTAGCAAAGAAAGAATGGGAAATTAGTCtcccaaaagaaaattattgagTATTTTGGAtgcaaatgaaattaaaaatggctcaataaatccacaataaaGTCTCACTTGGAATAATCATGAACAGCCAGTTAATCATTATTGTATCtgttccaaaataaaaaaaaaataaactttattaaTCATCAATATATCCCAAATAATATCAGTGGCTTTTTTCCGGTGGCAATCGATCACTGAAACCGGCAGCCATTTTCAGATGCTTTAGACATATCTGGCCATACTCTAGGTGGGTTCTGTGTAAGCTCAAGTAAGGAGTCCCTCACATGATCAACTTCAACTTCACTATTCCTTTTCtgttaccaaaaaacaaatagaCAAAATTGTtaccttttttggttttttggttattattttcCTAAGCATAATGAATCTCTATAAATGAGCATATAGTTCAAATTTACCTCTACTTTAAAAACGTTGGAGACAAGGCCTGTAGACCTAGTCACATTTGCATTACTCACAACTAGGCCCAGAGAATTCAATGCCTCTATTAATCTTATAAACCCACCAGGCCTGTGCTCACAGAATACCTTCACAAAGAACTCATTTCCATTTATCTGAGCTACTTCCACTTGTGGCTGGAATAATattacatattaattatttcaatttccctgaaaaattaaacaattctaaacttaaaaataaaaaaagaaaaaaagaaaaaaagaatacataGTACCTCCATTTGTTGTGCTTTGTCATTATTAGTAGTAACAGAgtccttgttttcttttgtgaCACTTTCATTGTATGATTTTCCCACAATATCAAACCTATTTGGAACTTTATCATTATCACATTCAGATTTAAGCTCATCTTGGAGTTCTTTTGCTTGCTTTTGCAAATCCTTCACAAACTCTATTGCATCCCTTAGAATGGAAGCCTTGTCCATCTAATCAGAAACAAATATAAGtggaattattaaatatttggtataaacaaaatattattgtatacGTGAGGccgaatttaaataattatattatggtTACCTTAGAAATATTAGGGACTAAAGAGCGAAGGACATAAAGTCTGTCATTAAGcttcttccttctcttcctctctgCAAAAAGGTTTTTGGATTGGCCTGGCCGTGATGAATTCTTcacatcatcttcatcatcaattTGATCACTGCAATGCTCTGGTGGTAGCTGGAATTGATTAGTAGCCTCCTGATGATGATCTTCATTTTCATTGTCCAAAAATGAGATATTGTTAAATTCGGTTGTGATAAAGTCAATGACATTCTGATCTTCAGGTACCTGCCATGCATGCACAGTAATTTGCTAAGAAAACTTTCAAGTATGTATTATTTGagcaaattttcaaaatcatatcAAAATCTAATAATAGTAAAGTAAAGTGAAATTTATGAGAATTGAGAAGAAATAATATGTATGTTACTTGTTTAGTTACAAATAGTTCAATCAATCCTCCTGGCATGGGAACTAAAACCCTGGTCCCAACAATTTCCtgcaatagaaagaaaaaataaaataaataaataaattagctcAACATAGAAATGGGGCTCTTTATTTAAGATTGGTAAAGGGTGTTATAGTATAGTACTCACTTCCAGTACAGAGGAATCTGTGCTACAGCTTACGTGTGACCAATTGGGTTGGTTTGATACCAAAGTCTGTCCATAAATATTCCTGTTTACTAGTGAATtctatgttaattaattataataagaaattaatttccttcataacaataaaaaatatatctctatatatatatacccagaATCTATGGGTACAGAATATGGAAGTTGGCTAAGGAGATCACAAGCATGTGTTCTTGGGTGCTGAAATATGGTATCTCTGCAGGTAAGAATTGGAGGAACTGAAAAATGATGTTCTTCTTCTCCACCATTTTGGCTGCTTTCTACCCCTCCACAACAACAATGCATCAACTCGATCATTGTGCTACAAGAAGTTCCGAAATTCACACATAAAAAAGAGATTTCTaggcaaaattattattagaatAACTATAACATtagattttattcatttttttttatataaaatagattttattcatTTGATCAGcttaattatgattatttatttatttaaccttTGGTCTTCACTCAATTTCCAGAGAACACAATAATCCCAGCCTTGCAAACCCACAAGAGGCCTAATACTCTCGAGGAGGTTCTGCATAACCATCTTCATGTCACCTGCAAACTAAACTTGTATAAGAATTTATAATGAAGATATGGAATAATTACCATAGATTTTGTCTGAAcaaatctaatttttgtttttgttttattttcaatcttgttattaatgataaatgaaaccttttaacaaataaattcttCACAATAATCAAATCATTTAAGATGGTCAGCGGTCAAGCTAATTAGCAAgtaattcatattaaaaaaaaaaaaaactgaaaatctATAAGACATCCATATTATTACGTTAACATGTCGAAcaacaaacaataataataattcaaatagaaaaatttgaccaagtgaaccaaaaaaaaaaaaaaaatcatatttctaTATATCACACTGCGAAGAAGGGCAATTGTTGATTGTTTGcttaaaaatagcaaaaataaaatgtgtaggatacatatatatatatatatatataatatttatatataaacaggAAGggcatgaaaattaaaattaataatgaaagtAGATAATAcgtcagagagagagagagaaggaccTGTGGAAGCAGAGATTAATGGAGTAGTAGTCGTAGAAGTAGTAGCAGTGAATTAATGAGAGAGTGTAGGAGAGGAGATGAGAAATGAGAAAGTTGTAGAAGAAGGGTTGGGAAAGTGGGACCCAGATGCTGAGGTGTCAGAAGTTGGTAGGTGAAGTCCACCAAAGGCGGGAGCAGTGTATAGACATATTACATGCATGACCTAACTACTAACTAACTTGTAGCAATGTACACATGGCCATGATCATCCAGCTCTTTCCCATACGACATGCCCTACCTGTCGTTCAGCTTTTTATAGATTTGGACTTTTCGCTacattcttaatttcttttgtttgtcttctgatttttattattttatccacCGAACAATATTCTTAgctaagctatatatatatacatacatatatatatatggatatccTTAACAAATTTTGTAGATTAATTTGGCTGTTAATCCTTGCCAGCAATGTTTGATCAAAAGACTTCAACTTTATAAAAGATATGAAATCAAAAACTCTATTTGGGTCTGGTCTATTGGCTctagttaaaattatttttaaaatataacatattttttaaaaattatttaaatattctcaGAAGCaactttgatttaaaaaaaattgtttttgactgtttaaaattatactaaatagGGCCACTTTATCTTTGATAACCCTTTAGTCATTGGCACATAAGAGATTGACTTTGTTTTTCTGCTTTAATGGATCATATACTCTTACCAAAGGAGGGTAAAGCTGTagtttcaaaaaatgaaaaataaggaGGTCTAAAGTgaaatttattcattaaaaaaaactatgaaatatataaatatattaagagGATCAAGATTTTATAGCCAAAAAATTCATCATTGACCAATGAAATTGAATAGAGTGGTCGATATGTTATATAGATGAGCTACATACGGTATCGAGGGAAGAATGTGAGGTAAAATAAACAttcaaaattaaacattttcatCATAATAGACTCTTATTGGAAACTAATAAATGATATTGATTTCTTATAGGCGTCTACATATTTCcgttttttgcttttaaatagGTCTCTAATATAGGAGTCTACCATTGACCGACAAAAGATAAATTAGGATTCTATTACCGCCTatggaaatataaatataatataaaggaCATGAAATTAAACTCAATTAATTTAGAATTGGAAGAAGTTGTTCCAGGAGTTTATTCGTAGTTTTGAAGTAGCAAATGCTGCTGTGAGATCCAATTAATGGCCTTGGTCGGTACTTGTTTACTCAATTTTGTCTTCGCTTCTTGATTTGCAATTGGAGGAGGGTGAGCGATTaatgtttttttggtaataatcatATTTGGTCAATTTAGATTTACTGTGTagtactattatttatttatgctttaatgtttgattttttttttttttcgtctgattccttaattttttcatgtattgttgttgttattgttattatcattattattcttgttattcttattataagTTTTCATGGTTTATACTCTTGACTAGGGAAGAATAAGGAgattaaacaagaaaaaggtTCATTGAAAACCAGATGATTGCAGCAAAgctagagaagaagaaaaagaagaatcacAAACCACATTCTTCTCCGCTAGTTCTGTTGCCGCCAACTGATTTTCATtcaatggcttttttttttcttgtttcttctcCTTGTTCTTCCCCCACCCTAATAGCCCATAAAAATTTGTTCACTATTCAAATATATTGTCAATTTCTTGAATTTcttgaattatatataaaccAAATTGTTTTCAAGATTTTATGTAAGGCCTtaaattatctttatatattcCCCTCAATTTATAAAGTCTTATCCTTGTTTgtttcactattttttttttttttttttttttttgtgggtttgtTGTTGCTGCTTCTTGTAGTGTCTCTTACGGA is a genomic window containing:
- the LOC107429360 gene encoding probable ribose-5-phosphate isomerase 2: MAIPYPHFIASEKSAMETGILVPSPSSSTVPPVILTQDELKKIAAYKAVEYVESGMVLGLGTGSTAKHAVDRIGELLRQGKLENIIGIPTSKKTHEQAVSLGIPLSDLDSHPVIDLAIDGADEVDPHMNLVKGRGGSLLREKMVEGACKKFVVIVDETKLVKYVGGSGLAMPVEIIPFCWKFTATRLQNLFEYAGCTAKLRTFGENNEPFVTDNGNYIVDLYFKKDMGDLRAASDAILQLAGVVEHGMFLDMATTVIVAGELGVKVTNKQRDV
- the LOC107429372 gene encoding transcription factor ABORTED MICROSPORES yields the protein MKMVMQNLLESIRPLVGLQGWDYCVLWKLSEDQSTMIELMHCCCGGVESSQNGGEEEHHFSVPPILTCRDTIFQHPRTHACDLLSQLPYSVPIDSGNIYGQTLVSNQPNWSHVSCSTDSSVLEEIVGTRVLVPMPGGLIELFVTKQVPEDQNVIDFITTEFNNISFLDNENEDHHQEATNQFQLPPEHCSDQIDDEDDVKNSSRPGQSKNLFAERKRRKKLNDRLYVLRSLVPNISKMDKASILRDAIEFVKDLQKQAKELQDELKSECDNDKVPNRFDIVGKSYNESVTKENKDSVTTNNDKAQQMEPQVEVAQINGNEFFVKVFCEHRPGGFIRLIEALNSLGLVVSNANVTRSTGLVSNVFKVEKRNSEVEVDHVRDSLLELTQNPPRVWPDMSKASENGCRFQ